Below is a genomic region from Belonocnema kinseyi isolate 2016_QV_RU_SX_M_011 chromosome 4, B_treatae_v1, whole genome shotgun sequence.
TGTTGCAACTCTTTCTCTGACAGAAGTTTTCAACCATGTCTAAAGCAGCAAACATTGTGTTCGGCACATCACTTTGTTTAGAAAGAAACCTGCGAACAATTGCTAAACCAATTTCAGCATCTCTCAATTTTGTTGGTAGTGACACATCCTAATCCTCGGCATCATTCTCGTCATCAGATTTTGAAGGTTCTTGTATCTTTATGCTATCCAATATCTCACTATCTGTAGGTTCACTAGCAATAATGACATTCGTGTCTACATCATTTTTTTCACGTCAGTTTTCACGAAGCCAGCCTTCCGAAAGCAATTCGCAATTGTATCACTAGTGAAATCAGCCCAAGCTTTGTTCAAGTCGAAAATAGCATCCAATAAATTCAAATCAGTCAACCCCATTTTCTCATCTGAAGCCTTGAGCAATCTTTTTATAATTCTCCGCCGGTAATTCACTTTAAGTTTCTTAATGATTCCTTAATTCATTGGTTGCAATTCAGCAGTTAAATTTGGTAATAAGTGAACCACCTTTATGGCTTTTGAAGTTTGAATTAAGACTTTCGGATGAACCGGACAATTATCCACAAGTAGGAGAACTTTCGGATTTTCTCTTTGAAACTTGTGATCAATTTTATGAAGCCAGTCATCATATACTGAACTAGTCATCCAAGCTTTTTTATTGCTCTCGTTAAGCACTGGTAAAGACTTGACTCCCTTGAAACATCGTGGATTCTTAGATTTGCCTATTACcagaaactataatttttctttaccaGACATATTAGCGCAGACCATGACTGTAACACGATCTTTGCTTTTTTATGACAATGCCAAGTGTCGCCCTTAAATGTCAGAGTTTTATCTggtgaacatttgaaaaaaagaccTGTTTCATTTGCATTGAAGATATCTTCTATTGCATAAACTTCTAACAAGCTAGGCAAAATGTCAGTGAGAAACTTTTTGCAGTCTTCTTCCGAAACAGAAGCAATTTCCCCATTTAATGTCCTACAGGTTATTCCACTTCTATTCATAAACTTTTCTAACCACCCAGAGCTAGCTTTGAAGTCTTTGTTTCCTAAGAGAGCTGcaaagaattcacctttttctaGCACTATAAGACCAGATAAGGGAATATTCTGGTTTTGAGCAGATTTCATTCATTCCACCATTGATATTTCCAACAATGGAAAATGAGATGTCTTCATGCGTTTCCGATCCGGttgaaaacaagaattttcaccaGCAGCCAAAATCTTTTCCTTGTTCTTGATGATGTAAGTCAGAGAGTTgactaaaatcttgaaatctgCAGCAATGTCCTTCTTCCTTTTAACTCCTTTCTCGACACATCGAATGAGTTTTAATTTCTCACTCAATGATAATGTTGTATACTTGATCTTCTCCATACTTTCGAAACTCTTAAGGTCTAAGTCCTATCAACATTGAACTACACAAGCACACAATCTTCATTTATATTAGCAGCCCCACCCTTGTCACACATGCCAACTCCCACCACTCGCAACGGACCAATCAAATTCAACCGTGTAAGTTATAAATATGATTTTGTCGTAGTTGTCACTTAGTCATTGCTGTACTTCGAATTATAGAGGTTATCATCACTGCGGGGAATacaattttcttcgaattatcGAGAAATTCGAATTATCGAGAACTATTAACATGTGAAACATCAGGTTTCAGCCGGGGCCAAAAAAAGTGcgaattatcgaaaattcgaattatagaGGTTCGAATTATCGAGGTTTTTGATAGATTCGCGAATGCGGTCGGACAATCCAACGAACGTTGGAAACGAACGTTGGTAACGAACGCAGTGTCGTCTAATGAACACAATTATAAATTCACTTCTTAAAAAGAAAGTCATTTTGTAGGTCTGTTATTAACTGTCTCCATACATCGAAAAGTTACATCTATTTGAAACTATCCACGTGAAATTCCTTGCTAATTCATTACCTTTTATGGAAAAGAGCTCTTACCAGAGAGTAATTTCTGAGATTTTAATTATACGAATTTATCTCAACAACTAAAGCACCTAAATCGGTTGCAACTTATCCTGGAATGCCCATTCAaatcaaatgaataaaataacCCTTCTCTTataaattcacttcaatttttacaaagttattGATATGTGCAATCAAA
It encodes:
- the LOC117170796 gene encoding tigger transposable element-derived protein 4-like → MEKIKYTTLSLSEKLKLIRCVEKGVKRKKDIAADFKILVNSLTYIIKNKEKILAAVLEKGEFFAALLGNKDFKASSGWLEKFMNRSGITCRTLNGEIASVSEEDCKKFLTDILPSLLEVYAIEDIFNANETGKSKNPRCFKGVKSLPVLNESNKKAWMTSSVYDDWLHKIDHKFQRENPKVLLLVDNCPVHPKVLIQTSKAIKVVHLLPNLTAELQPMN